The Fusobacterium necrophorum subsp. necrophorum genome has a window encoding:
- a CDS encoding efflux RND transporter periplasmic adaptor subunit has protein sequence MKKRIIRTVLVGIVLLTACGKKEELPVEIPAKKIVSEQIVMREMSKTFQSDAILEPKDKVNHNTERGGTIEKIYKKNGDFVKKGDLVMSFSDAGTKASYLQALANLQTAESSYRIAQGNHSKFKQLYDRGLISHLEYVGYENTLVSASGQLEVAKAMFQSAKSDYSKLERRADISGSIGNLFGKEGNKVNALENVFTVLNDNQMQAYIGLPGEYIANVKNGDHLTVHVDNTGKDYEAIISEVNPIADTTTKNFMTKITLPNPDKEIKDGMYASVNIPIGSKQALSIPDEAIFVRNLISYIFKIVDGKAVRIEVQTGAQNGEYTEIISKEIQEGDRVVVKGLFGLQDGDKVEESTAEDLDPKQAN, from the coding sequence TGGAAATACCTGCCAAAAAAATAGTGAGTGAACAAATCGTGATGAGAGAAATGAGCAAAACTTTTCAATCGGACGCTATATTGGAGCCAAAAGATAAAGTTAATCATAACACAGAACGAGGAGGAACAATTGAAAAAATTTATAAAAAGAATGGAGATTTTGTAAAAAAGGGAGACTTGGTTATGAGTTTTTCAGATGCAGGAACCAAAGCCTCGTATTTGCAAGCTCTGGCAAATTTACAAACTGCGGAGTCGTCCTATCGAATTGCTCAAGGGAATCACAGCAAATTTAAGCAATTATATGATAGAGGTCTAATTTCTCATTTGGAATATGTAGGATATGAAAATACTTTAGTTTCTGCAAGTGGACAATTGGAAGTGGCAAAAGCCATGTTTCAAAGCGCAAAAAGTGATTACAGTAAATTGGAACGAAGAGCGGACATCAGTGGAAGCATTGGAAATTTATTCGGAAAAGAGGGAAATAAGGTCAATGCGTTGGAAAATGTCTTTACCGTGTTAAATGATAATCAAATGCAGGCTTATATCGGTTTGCCGGGAGAATATATTGCCAATGTAAAAAATGGAGATCATTTGACAGTCCATGTGGACAATACAGGGAAGGATTATGAGGCAATCATCAGTGAAGTGAACCCCATTGCCGATACAACTACCAAAAATTTCATGACCAAGATAACACTTCCAAATCCTGATAAAGAAATCAAAGACGGAATGTATGCCTCCGTCAATATTCCTATTGGAAGTAAACAAGCTCTTTCCATTCCGGATGAAGCAATTTTTGTCAGAAATTTAATCAGTTATATCTTTAAAATTGTGGATGGAAAGGCAGTCAGAATAGAGGTACAAACAGGTGCTCAAAATGGAGAGTACACAGAGATTATCTCCAAAGAAATTCAAGAGGGGGATCGAGTTGTCGTAAAAGGATTGTTTGGTTTACAAGATGGAGATAAGGTGGAAGAAAGTACCGCAGAAGATTTAGATCCGAAACAGGCAAATTAG